A part of Onthophagus taurus isolate NC chromosome 7, IU_Otau_3.0, whole genome shotgun sequence genomic DNA contains:
- the LOC111415254 gene encoding juvenile hormone acid O-methyltransferase-like isoform X2 — protein sequence MTAASPKYIKKNFKLSLNKMDNPAEFSKHNKNTIRDAVELITKYKNYFKWSDNPEDMLEVGCANGEITFEVVYPLVEPHLKELIGSDVASSAIEVANELHKKPKLSFTTIDIAEEGLWKKYENRFGHIISFYTLHLVPNPEKWTENLFKMLKSNGQVFVVMVLPPHPFPMATKLQRAENDPRWSKYMAESPELFTDFGENPFETIKSLFENAGFVIDIAEVNKLKSVYPTFKSLSATVLAINNIQKHVPEDIRPSYIEDFLKKIEECVQHDENGTYFYDKNVLALIVSKP from the exons ATGACCGCGGCTTCCCCAaagtacattaaaaaaaattttaaact TTCTTTAAACAAAATGGATAATCCAgctgaattttcaaaacacaacaaaaacaCCATTCGAGATGCTGTTGAACtaataactaaatataaaaattattttaaatggtcAGATAACCCGGAAGATATGTTAGAGGTAGGTTGTGCAAACGGAGAAATTACTTTTGAAGTTGTGTATCCGTTAGTTGAACCTcacttaaaagaattaatcgGATCGGATGTGGCATCGTCAGCTATAGAAGTAGCAAATGAACTTCATAAGAAACCTAAGTTATCTTTTACAACTATAGATATTGCTGAGGAGGGATTATggaaaaaatacgaaaatagaTTTGGTCATATCATATCGTTCTATACACTACATTTGGTACCAAACCcagaaaa ATGGACtgagaatttatttaaaatgttaaaatcaaaTGGACAAGTTTTTGTTGTAATGGTTCTCCCTCCGCACCCATTCCCAATGGCTACAAAACTACAAAGAGCTGAAAACGATCCACGTTGGTCTAAATATATGGCTGAATCTCCAGAATTATTCACAGATTTCGGGGAGAATCcctttgaaacaattaaaagtttatttgaaaacgCTGGATTTGTTATTGACATTGCTGAAGTGAATAAACTTAAATCTGTTTATCCAACATTCAAGAGTTTATCTG CAACAGTACTTGCGATAAATAACATTCAAAAACATGTTCCTGAGGATATTCGACCGAGTTACATTGAGGAtttcttaaagaaaattgaagaATGTGTACAACACGATGAAAATGGGACTTATTTCTATGATAagaatgttttagctttaattgtttctaaaccttga
- the LOC111415261 gene encoding juvenile hormone acid O-methyltransferase-like, with the protein MYDSVLFSDSNYNTVVHANEFLIKYEKLFNWTKSEDILEVGCANGCITKHVLYPIVKDHLHHLTGSDISQSAIDHANKINNNPNLSFETLDITNQGECDQYIEKFHRIFAFHVLHVAHKPELWSTNLYKMLKPNGQMFGHIIVSYPNFCNLVTSEQRNDQSKPWSEYMQNVRDVFYDFGPKPLERVKEIFNQAGFLINLIDIEPKKVLFKNIADFKNTWISANHILNHLPKELHDDYINDFLTKLLQHVTYNIDGSYEFTFDVLVFLVTKP; encoded by the exons ATGTATGATTCCGTTTTATTTTCTGATAGCAATTACAATACGGTGGTCCACGCAAACGAATTcctaataaaatatgaaaaattatttaattggaCGAAATCGGAAGATATTTTAGAGGTTGGCTGTGCAAATGGATGTATTACCAAACATGTTCTTTACCCCATCGTTAAGGACCACCTTCATCACTTAACCGGTAGCGATATTTCTCAATCAGCAATTGATCATgctaacaaaattaataacaaccCCAATTTATCGTTTGAAACATTGGATATTACTAACCAAGGTGAATGCGATCAATACATTGAGAAATTTCATCGTATTTTTGCATTTCACGTTCTCCACGTTGCCCATAAACCAGAATT ATGGTCAACAAActtatataaaatgttaaagcCAAACGGTCAAATGTTTGGACACATAATTGTCAGTTAtccaaatttttgtaatttggtTACATCAGAACAACGAAATGATCAATCAAAACCATGGTCGGAATACATGCAAAATGTACGTGATGTCTTTTACGATTTCGGACCTAAACCTTTAGAAAGAgtcaaagaaatttttaatcaagccggatttttaattaatcttatcGACATCGAACctaaaaaagtattatttaaaaatattgctgATTTTAAAA ataCGTGGATATCAGctaatcatattttaaatcatctgCCGAAGGAATTACACGATGATTacataaacgatttcttaaCGAAATTACTTCAGCATGTCACGTATAATATAGACGGATCTTATGAATTTACATTTGATGTGCTTGTATTTTTAGTAACTAAAccttag
- the LOC111415253 gene encoding juvenile hormone acid O-methyltransferase-like gives MEKVLFSSKLYADNNLSAVDHARSFLENYKDFFHWANSEDILEVGCSNGRITKEILYPFVKKHLNCLIGADICPEAIQIANETNNLMNLSFETMDITDLDLCYKYKERFNHIFALYLFHVVERSDLWSTNVFQMLKPNGQLFFSVIANEDNFANKCLSAQQSDNTKPWYKYIKDLRLYFVDYGPTPKETITNILEGAGFIIDKIDLYHDALLHYPNTDVMRSTFLSTNPFYSHIPDELKAPYFEDYVNKLLDYVTYENGMYTIKFDVLTVLATKYDSKHI, from the exons ATGGAGAAAGTACTATTTAGTTCAAAATTGTACGCGGATAATAATTTGAGTGCAGTGGATCATGCCCGTAGTTTTCTTGAGaattacaaagattttttcCATTGGGCGAATTCGGAAGACATATTAGAAGTTGGTTGTTCAAACGGACGAATTACGAAAGAAATACTTTATCCATTCGTTAAAAAACAtcttaattgtttaattgGTGCCGATATTTGTCCTGAAGCTATACAAATAGCGAATGAAACTAACAATCTTATGAATTTATCGTTTGAAACAATGGATATAACCGACTTGGATCTATGTTATAAATACAAGGAACGATTTAATCATATCTTTGCGCTTTATTTGTTTCATGTTGTGGAACGATCTGATTT aTGGTCTACAAATGTCTTTCAAATGTTGAAACCCAATggacaattatttttttctgtaatagCAAACGAAGATAATTTTGCTAATAAATGTTTGTCCGCTCAACAAAGTGATAACACAAAACCTTGgtataaatacataaaagaTTTGCGGTTATACTTCGTGGATTACGGTCCAACACCAAAagaaacaataacaaatattttagaagGAGCTGGTTTTATCATTGATAAAATTGACTTGTATCATGATGCATTATTGCACTATCCGAATACAGATGTTATGAGAA GTACTTTTTTGAGCACCAATCCATTTTATTCGCACATCCCAGACGAATTGAAAGCACCATATTTTGAAGACTACGTAAACAAATTGCTTGATTATGTAACTTATGAAAATGGAatgtatacaataaaatttgatgtattGACTGTGTTGGCAACAAAATATGACTCTAAACACATTTAa